The Helianthus annuus cultivar XRQ/B chromosome 15, HanXRQr2.0-SUNRISE, whole genome shotgun sequence genomic sequence ATGAGAGGGAAGGTATTTAGGGTTTGCAATGTTTGTTAAGAATTGTTTCATCATAACCCATATGTGTACGTATACATAGGGATTTAGTATTGGGCCAAATTGATTAAAAAGAAAAGGGGTGGGCCGAGAAGTAACACCAATATATAAACGGCCCAAATACCAAAAACACAACTTACGGCCCAAATGCATATACACAAGCAACCTGGGCCGAATCGCTTATGTGCGGCGACCCAATTACGTAAACATGTAGTGTCTAACAAGTTTAACACATAACAACGGTTCACACTTAGCAAGATGTAACGTTTAGGTTTAGATTCAAGCTTAATGGAGTGATGCTAGTTTAGTGCACTAGAGAGGGGTAAGTTAGAAATTAAAATCACGAGATAAGGCGTCACTAACCTtgagagttcgggttgtcacattaacctaatgatatgaattcatttttttataagccctgcctatttttttataagcttctgcctctgttatgtgaaaattgaaagttttgcttatatataatacgtcatagctcttaagcattattttttttaaagaaaacagtcatgcgaccatggtttaaaaatttacttttgctgtaaaacagttttttcaatattattttgaatgtttaaaacatgACAATTAGATTTCTGAAATAgcattacacaaaaaaaaaatggaaatttagctcctgcttcaaaacaattaaaatgttgatgatcgaactaagatttaggctaaagaaaaattgattacgacttgaaaaaaacaaacgtatattgtataacaatatgtttttttatataagatattttagaTAATCAATATTTTAACGTAAATTGTTAGTGTAGTTAACTAAAATTTAAATGTATAATGGGTCGGTTGTAAAAAATATGTAAACTTAAACTTAACCAGTAACTAGATATGTAAAAAGGTCACTTGTTTTATATAATGGGTATgaccgttttttttttcaaagaaatattttaaagattttatcaCAACATATAGAGTATTGACTAGATTGATTTTGAAGTTAAGAGataagaaattaagaaaaagagtaaaagtgtaatttcataaagaaagggggaaatatgtaattgattttaaagaTTGGACAAATATGTAATAAGGGCTTTTAATAAGGGGATATACGTAAAAATTCCTTTTAAATGCACCAGCCTATAAGAATCCTATTAATTTCATTTAATTTACTTAATAATCAAAAGTTACATTACTTTAATCATTTGGGTCAAAAACAGTTCCAGTTTAATAATCACAAGTTACATTACTTTAATCATTTGTGTCAAAAATAATTCCACAAACCCTAGATCATCTGATaataacaataagaagaaagctccGGCCGCACACAAATCTCCGGTATTCGACTGCGATTGCTTCGATTATTACACGAACTACTGGTTTCGGTGGGACACGTCTGTTAACCGAGAGCTAATTCATCAAGTAATTGAAGCTATTGAAGAAAACTTTACCAGTAGTGAACAGGTTAACTGTCGCGGCCGTAAACCTAACCAGAAGAAAGAGAAGGCGAGTCATCGGAGGTTCGCTGGAAAAGCTTTAAATCCTCCGTCAGAGGTTTCGGTTTCGCCTCCGTACGACATCTCATTAGTTGAAGAATTTGCAAAGGAAGAACATGAGGTAGTGGAGGAGTCGCCGGAGACGGATGCAACGGCGAGAAGAGGACTTCCGGAAGTGAAAGGGTTGTTTAACTGGCGTTTGTGGGGACTTTGGAGTCCGTGATACTCATCTTTCGCCTCTCAATATATGCTCTCCAATCCATAATTAACTTCTCCCTAATTGAAGATCTTCATCGATTAGGCACACAACTCTCAGACATATATCTTCGATAGATCTCCTGCACAGGCTCGCCATCAGGCTCTCCATCAGTCGGCAACTCAATTGGAATCGTAATTAACTTCTCCCCAATTGAAGATCTTCATAGATTTGGCACACAATTCTCAGACATATATCTTCGATTGATCTTATGCACAGGCTCTCCATCAGGCTCTCCATCAGTCGGCAACTTCAGTTGGAATCAAAATGGGTCATTTACTTGCTCCT encodes the following:
- the LOC110914189 gene encoding uncharacterized protein LOC110914189, translating into MAALSTEWPTSCSVNFPNWLHFQTSHISSDNNNKKKAPAAHKSPVFDCDCFDYYTNYWFRWDTSVNRELIHQVIEAIEENFTSSEQVNCRGRKPNQKKEKASHRRFAGKALNPPSEVSVSPPYDISLVEEFAKEEHEVVEESPETDATARRGLPEVKGLFNWRLWGLWSP